tccccactgtcaagcatggaggtggaaatgttatgttttgggggtgtttctctgctaagggcacaggactacttcaccgcatcaatgggagaatggatggggccatgtaccgtacaattctgagtgacaacctccttccctccgccagggccttaaaaatgggtcgtggctgggtcttccagcacgacaatgacccaaaacatacagccaaggcaacaaaggagtggctcaggaagaagcacattagggtcatggagtggcctagccagtcaccagaccttaatcccattgaaaacttatggagggagctgaagctgcgagttgccaagcgacagcccagaactcttaatgatttagagatgatctgcaaagaggagtggaccaaaattcctcctgatatgtgtgcaaacctcatcatcaactacagaagacgtctgaccgctgtgcttgccaacaagggttttgccaccaagtattaggtcttgtttgccagagggattaaatacttatttccctctgcagaatgcaaataaattcatatactttccacaatgtgattttccggatttaatttgtgatgtgctatctctcactgttaccaataacctacccttcaattatgggctgctcatgtctttgtcagtgggcaaacttacaaaatcagcaagggatcaaatacttatttcccccactgtatttaaaaTGGATGAATCTCTTAATACTCACATGCCATTTTCTCTGATGCAGCAAGAGCAGCTATTTGAGGCAGTTTGGGAACGATCTcccactcaacccccccccccccaaaaaaaaaaaaaaaaaaaatccaagtttaAGTTGTTTGCCTATGGCAAATATCTTTTGGCCCTTATGTACTTTATACACTCATGAAACAGGAACTAAAGTTGTCTCAGATTTATACTGGATAGTAAGTAACTTTGCTCACCAACCAAAGTTTGAAAGTAACATTTCCAGTGCATTTGTAGTTCTTCTATCACTATATATGAAGAACTAATATAATCCAAGTTTGGTTAGCTTATTCAAAATACAGAtaggaacccccctccccccaagctgtACAGATAAATATATTTGGTCACACTAAATTATCTTATAGTTATCTTTCCATTAAGAAACATTTTATCACATCAGAAATAGTGGATCTGAATATGTCACACCATAGGACTGAGTGTTAttgtagaaaatataaaaagcataTCACAATCGCTTAGCGAAATGAACTGGATATGTTTTGGAAAAAGTCATTTCAGTAGTTGAATTAGAAAGGAACACCTCTGGAAGGCACGCTGTGCAAACATAGGTATGAATCGCATCAAATGAGAACACACACCATTCTGGAACTCAACAGTTTTAACATTTTTACTACAACTCTAGCAGAGCAATGCTATTATGCTTATACATACATCTTGTAACATTAAATTTTAAACAATATAATCCTTTTAGTGTTACTATCAAGTACCAATCTCAAGATTTTTAGAAAATGGGTGTAAATACTAATTCCAGTTGTAATAAACCTTTTCTTGGCTATTGTTTTAGAAGGCACTCtgctttaactttttatttttgtttccctgAAGTATGAACAGTAAAATGTATATGTGGCCTATATCTAACAATTACATTTCTAGGTCTTTCCCTTACACATGAATGTATCTGCAATTTTACTTTATCATTGTTCGGAACCCTTTTTCACCAAAACTGTTTCCATATTTATCTTATACTAAATTTACTTATATATGAAGCCACTTTCACATTATTCCCTAACCTAGTACCATATCTTCCAATTACCAGCTAATCTGTCCCTGTGTAATATCTAATAAAGCAGATGAGACAAGTGGAGTACAGAAAGATATTACACTACTGCTGtagttcagtaaaaaaaaaaaaaaaaaaaaaaggcttttcatTCTTTTAGAGGAAGGTGTGTTGGAAAACATAGTTCAGAGACTTGAAACGTTGAACACTTAATTCACAGTTTAACTTGGTGAATCCTAAACTGTCTCAAGACTTCAAATTGGGTCAAAAAATGCACCAGATGGGACAGTGCCACATTACCTCCCTCTGGGCTTCCATTTAAATTTGTACCTGACGGCGGAAGTGGCAGCAGTCACAGTCAGGCCTTGTGAGCTAGCTAGCTTTCACAGGCCCTGTCATGGCCTTCTATGAGGGATTCCTATTGAACCTGAAAGCCATAGAAGTGGGGCCTGCGAGTGTGCAATGATTTTCTGGCCCTCCACTGTTACTATGCCACCAATACTTTTCTGTTTCAGGAGTATGTAGGGCAAGAGAGGAGGAAACTTACTTGCTCTTTTATTAATCGGTGCCTTTGGTGATAAGTTACAAAATAGCATAGAGTAGACCCACAGCTTAGGAACAAAGCtcaacatatacagtggtggaaataagtatttgatcccttgctgattttgtaagtttgcccactgacaaagacatgagcagcccataattgaagggtaggttattggtaacagtgagagatagcacatcacaaattaaatccggaaaatcacattgtggaaagtatatgaatttatttgcattctgcagagggaaataagtatttaatccctctggcaaacaagacctaatacttggtggcaaaacccttgttggcaagcacagcggtcagacgtcttctgtagttgatgatgaggtttgcacacatgtcaggaggaattttggtccactcctctttgcagatcatctctaaatcattaagagttctgggctgtcgcttggcaactcgcagcttcagctccctccataagttttcaatgggattaaggtctggtgactggctaggccactccatgaccctaatgtgcttcttcctgagccactcctttgttgccttggctgtatgttttgggtcattgtcgtgctggaagacccagccacgacccatttttaaggccctggcggagggaaggaggttgtcactcagaattgtacggtacatggccccatccattctcccattgatgcggtgaagtagtcctgtgcccttagcagagaaacacccccaaaacataacatttccacctccatgcttgacagtggggacggtgttctttgggtcataggcagcatttctcttcctccaaacacggcgagttgagttcatgccaaagagctcaattttgtctcatctgaccacagcaccttctcccaatcactctcggcatcatccaggtgttcactggcaaacttcagacgggccgtcacatgtgccttccggagcagggggaccttgcgggcactgcaggattgcaatccgttatgtcgtaatgtgttaccaatggttttcgtggtgacagtggtcccagctgccttgagatcattgacaagttccccccttgtagttgtaggctgatttctaaccttcctcatgatcaaggataccccacgaggtgagattttgcgtggagccccagatctttgtcgattgacagtcattttgtacttcttccattttcttactatggcaccaacagttgtctccttctcgcccagcgtcttactgatggttttgtagcccattccagccttgtgcaggtgtatgatcttgtccctgacatccttagacagctccttgctcttggccattttgtagaggttagagtctgactgattcactgagtctgtggacaggtgtctttcatacaggtgaccattgccgacagctgtctgtcatgcaggtaacgagttgatttggagcatctacctggtctgtaggggccagatctcttactggttggtgggggatcaaatacttatttccctctgcagaatgcaaataaattcatatactttccacaatgtgattttccggatttaatttgtgatgtgctatctctcactgttaccaataacctacccttcaattatgggctgctcatgtctttgtcagtgggcaaacttacaaaatcagcaagggatcaaatacttatttcccccactgtagttgtCAGTACCTACCCCAAAACCAACCTTGTTACACTATGAATATACAACATTGCCTGATTTGTATAGCTTTTAATGCAAACAGCAATTTGATGCACAACTTTTGATCTGTTTCCTGTTAATCTGGGCTTTAGTTTAATTTGAACAGGCTTCTGCTGAGGCTATGTCACCAAAAGTCCTCATTCAGATAATGCAGATTCTACCCTTTATCAACCTCCTCACCATGTTTGTGAAATGGCTCGAACTCCTACCCTTTTGGGGGTGAGTAGGAATATGAATACTTTCTCTCTAGCATTTCAAGCTCTTAAGTCTAGGAGCAGGATAGCATAGCTCTGgaattgtataaaaaaaaaataaacccccaCACCCAAGGCTTCAGTCTTTTATACGTGACTCAATCAAGCTGACCCTGATTAATTTTATATATAATGAATCTGAGACAGATAATACGAATTCCACTATCAATTGACTGGTGGCAGTATTGGACGAATAAGCTAACTGAAAAGCTAAGTCCAGTGCCCAATTTCAGAAGCGAACCACAATGCCTTTTCCCTAACGTGCTGAACATTTGTTTCACTCTCAGGCACAGTCATCCCAATGAGAACTTCACAGGATGGTTTCCAGCTCACATTCTATTCTTTACTGAAGTTCTAGTTTACTGACCATGCCAATTTGCATTATTTTAACATAGCACACTTTACAAATGATATAggcatcaaagaaaaaaaaatcttattctcATCTGCAAAGGGAGAACTGGTCAAAGACTTGCACACAGACAACATGGCCTCCATACTTCTACTGTACTAAACTGTCAAATTGAATTTGAGCTATTACACGTTAGTTTTATTACAAAACTTCTGTACTTATAGTACATCCCAAACTCTGTCATAAGCTAAAGATTTACTGTACACTGATGGTATCAGTTTCTTAGCACTTACATTAGGTTGTGATGCCTTAAAAAGGGCAAAAGATGTAATACATGAAACTTTGGAGACCACATAACATTAGATAACATTTGAAGAAAAGCACACATTTTCTCTCAAAAGGTCAGACAGTACATCATGCTTTCAAAAAGCTATCACAATCTAACAAAACTCCAGTTACCAAAACTGCATCATCAATTTGTCTCGCATAAAAAATTGTTATTTAAATGTATTTTGGTTCTAACATTTACAAATGCCTCATTTTTTATGCACCAACACTGTTTTACAATGTGCCTTCATCCTTTTCTAAAGTTCAGAAATCCTGACTTTTACTGGAAGATATTCATCCAAAAAACACTTTTGTATTTAAGGTTAGACTGAATGAACTGGAACTTAAGAGTAAAATATATTGAGAAAATGAAAGCATTACAGTAGTTTTGATTAGATTTTCTAACCGCTGATGTGAGTTTTACAAAACAAAGTTTACATTTTCATTTTAGACAGTATGTTCATATGTGTTAAAGTCTCAAAATACATTGTGAACTCTGAAATGATTATCCAAAGATGGAGGCTCATCTGCAAAATGAAGTTGGTTATTCACTTGTACGCCATATTCTGTGAGGATCTGTACaaatttcttatgttcttttccaATCCAGGACCGCATTGAGTCCTGCACTTGGTACGGTGTCACATGAGTGTGAACTGTGATTCCTGTCTGTGCAAATCCTTTCAATAATCTAGGACATGTGACCCATGTATTGCTCCCACCTGAATGACCCCCATCCAACCAGTACATTGCTTTTATATTTGTTATGAAGGAATTTATGTCTTTGTCTATCTTAGCTTCATTTAGCTCATAGAGCAACTGATTCAAAACCACACAACCTTTGCTAAAGCCAACTAAACTAAATGACACAGAATCTGGCAATGATGGAGATCCAAAACTGATAGGAAGAAGTTTAGAATAGTCACTTTTATCTGCTGGGCAGCCATTTGTGGTACAAGTAGGTATTAAAGTACAGCTGGGTGCTTCTGTATCTTCATCATCTCCATACATGATGTTTTGAGAGAAAGTGTTCTCAGCTAGAGAAAATGCATTAACTAGCAGTGCATGTAGGTGTTTGAAAGCTCCAAAGTCAGTGCTATGTTCTGGTGCCCCAAACATGTTGTTTGCCACAAAATTATCATAGCAGCTAAACTTATGCAAATGCATACGAGATGACTTGATAACCCAAATGTAACTATTGGGGAAGCGGCGAGCAAGAACAGCAGCAGTATTTTCTAAACTCCAGTGTTCCCAACGAAAGTTTTCAGGGTGGCAAGCCATGATGTTCTGATAGTTCTAgagtaaaaggaagaaaaaaaattaatggtATTAAATATTGAACATAACACATGAAGGAATGAAGCCTATAATATTCAATTTAACTGTTTACATTGCCATCATTACCAATAATGTATTGGGGGGGGGTTCAAAATTCTACATCCTCAAATCAGTTTCTCCTCTTATCTTTCCAGTaactacataaatacataagcataGTCTTTAAACCCAATATCCTTTTTCCCCCAACAGaaaaattttatgctgctcatcccagaagcaagcagtggattttctcaagtccacctaagagtggtttatggatttattcttttttttttttttaggaatttggccaaaccttttatgctaactgctttcaccacgttctctggcaacaaattctagagtttacacactgagtgaatacatattttctcctattttagaggtactacttagtagcttcattgtgtgcccccctggccttgtacttttggaaagagtaaaacgattcatgtctacctgttccactctacaaAACAAGGTAACCACTGTTTATACATCTCTCCTACTGGTTTGTTATGATGATTCTCCCTTGCGgcatttgttaattctgttactCTAGCAAGAACATTTAGTTCTTGTGTTTTTACTAATTATTTTAACAAACtaggaaaaaagaaagaatgtCGAGAGTAGTGGAGAGAACTCTAGGGGCTATGGAGATAGATTTGGCAAGCCACTACTTTTTCAAAGCTAATTTTGCTGTCAAggtaggaggggagaaggggtagaAGACTAGGCTTCTTTTTTTGAACATT
The genomic region above belongs to Microcaecilia unicolor chromosome 7, aMicUni1.1, whole genome shotgun sequence and contains:
- the LOC115474829 gene encoding UPF0565 protein C2orf69-like; protein product: MYSSWAAALRDALRTACLSLVAFPRNMSLCGGSGVTHPASLPPSPALVRLPPVPGSEPLSTNELLLFLPQPSLSPTRRRPPQSSGHPPQHHVVYFPGDVQNYQNIMACHPENFRWEHWSLENTAAVLARRFPNSYIWVIKSSRMHLHKFSCYDNFVANNMFGAPEHSTDFGAFKHLHALLVNAFSLAENTFSQNIMYGDDEDTEAPSCTLIPTCTTNGCPADKSDYSKLLPISFGSPSLPDSVSFSLVGFSKGCVVLNQLLYELNEAKIDKDINSFITNIKAMYWLDGGHSGGSNTWVTCPRLLKGFAQTGITVHTHVTPYQVQDSMRSWIGKEHKKFVQILTEYGVQVNNQLHFADEPPSLDNHFRVHNVF